One Gimesia chilikensis DNA segment encodes these proteins:
- a CDS encoding LexA family protein, translating into MRDCLRKKLTTRHKQILSFIRVFKANSRLAPSVRESGNSLVIKSPTGVYGLLKVIEAKGPLKRNVLCRGGLR; encoded by the coding sequence ATGAGAGACTGCTTACGAAAAAAATTAACTACTCGACATAAACAGATTCTGAGTTTCATTCGTGTCTTTAAAGCGAATTCTCGTTTGGCACCCTCTGTTCGGGAGAGCGGAAACTCGCTGGTCATTAAATCGCCGACCGGAGTCTATGGTCTGTTGAAAGTCATCGAAGCGAAAGGTCCACTGAAAAGAAATGTTTTATGTCGCGGGGGATTGAGGTGA